The following is a genomic window from Capnocytophaga stomatis.
ATGTGACTGAATCCATTTTAAAGCAGAAAATTCTCCCTTCCCAAAGGTTTTCATTAGCTCCGCAAAAGGCTTCGGATTTACCTGACTTTCAATAAGATAATCCACTCCCAGAAGGTCTGCCTCCTTTTCCATTTCTCTGCTAAAAGCCGACGAAGAAACCATTTGAACAATTTCTGTTGCGATTGATAAATCGGACTGACCTGAAATTAACGAAAGTAAAACGCCCAAACCCAATTCTTTTATGAGCGATTCCATAACGTGTTTGCGTTCGATGTGAGCTAACTCGTGTGCAATTACTCCGCTGAGAGCCTCCGGTGTTTCAGTTTTTTCAATCAATCCTGTGTAGATAACTAACTGACGGTCAGGAAGAGCAAAGGCATTAACTATCGGACTTTTGAATATGTAAACTCGAATACTTTCTGAATCAATCTGATTTGGTTTGCAAATTCTTGTAACTAAGCTATCAATCGTTTGAATAACATACGGATTTTCAACACTTTCAGCTTCAGACTTAAATTCGGAAATCATCATCTTTCCAAGCTCTTTTTCAAGTTTTTGAATATTTCGATTCTCTTTTATATCATTTATATTAACAAGCCCAACCCAATTAACTTGTTTTAACAAAAACCAAGTTCCTAAAAATGAAACAAGAATCAAAATTCCTCGGATAGCTATTTTACTCATCATTTTTCACTAATAAATCCGTAATATCTCCGTAAAACCACCAAATTAAGTGTTCTCCCTTACGCACTTTGGTTGCCGTATAAGCTGTCCCGATAAATTCCACAAAGTTGAACAGAAAAACAGTTATCAAATAAGCTATATAGCTATTAGTAACTTCCCATTTTCCAAAAATAATTGAGATTGTCCACCAAAAGCCAATCACATTTATCGGAAAAACAGACAGTTGTGATATCAACGCTTGCGTGCAATGCCAACGCACAAAGTAAGAGCTTCTTCTGTAAGCAAAAAAGAATACAAACGTAGCTAAAAGATTGACTATCGGGAAAGGCAACCCTACAATAATCGCCATCACGGACATCAAATAACTATTTGAAGCTCTTTCCTTATCGCTTTCGCTGATTCTGTAGCCTAATTTTTTGATTGTTATCATAATCCTTTTTGTATATTCCAAATCCAATTAAGTAATATCAAGAAAATCAGAGGAATATAAACATATGCTTTTTTCAAATACTCTTCCAATTTTATGTACATTTGATAAAATAAAGTTTTACGGAACACTAAATCATACAAAAGTACAAGCGGAGCTATCAATAAAAATAAAGAAGCCAATATCCCTAATGGATTCAAATAGAAAGATTTAACAAAATTCCCTTCAAAAAAAGAAACCACGGAACGAGTTGTCCCGCAAGAAGGACAAGGGATATCAGTTATGTGTTTGGACATACAGACCGTAAGCCCCACATCACTCTTATGAGTTAAAAAACTGATAATCAACCACCCCCAACCTACAACACAGAATATTGTAAAAAACGTATATGTGTTTTTTGCTGTCAATTAGAAAAGTGCTGCTTGTAAAATTTCTGCATTTTTATCACGTGTAGCATCCATAATCAAGAACCAATCGACGATTGTCCAAATCCCTAACCCTCCGCAGGTTAATAGTTTAGCTATTCCAAGCCCCGTATCACCGATATAGAAGCGATCAATTCCCAATTGTCCCACGAAAAATGAAATGATTAACGATGTGGTAGGATCTTTTAACTGAAGTGACTGTAAAGCAACCCAATGAGAGTCATCCAATTCAAGTAAACGCTGACGGATTTGAGGTACTAATTCACTTTTGAAAAATTTTGCGTTAGTAATGATAAACATATCTACTTTCTGAGCATCCATAAAAATATTTTTTAAGAAATAATGTGCAATATTACCATTTTTTTCTGAATTCTCATAATTTAGAAATACAAATAATCGTATATTTTCAGCAGTAAAACTCAGCCAATATTTTGTTCTTATGCCTTTTTATTGTACATTTGTAACCGAATTAAAAAGAAATGATTATGGCAAGCATCAGAAATTTAAAAAAAGAAATTAACTACGTTTTCGGAGATATTATTGACAGTGTTTTTCATTGGGAGTACACAAGCGGAAATTTTGGTGAAGGTTCGGAGCTTACCCTAGAAATTTTGGTAGCTTATGATGAATTAATCGAAAAAATTTATCACCGAAATGTTGAAAACAGAGGTGCTCATTTAAAGCAAGTTAGAAAAGATTTTGAGCAAAAAGCGGGAGCTTTCATCGGAAAATTGAACAAGTTGAGTTAATTTTTTTCGGAAAATAGTTGCAAATTAAAAAAAAGTTCTTACATTTGCACCCGCAATAACGCCGATATAGCTCAGTTGGCCAGAGCACGTGATTTGTAATCTCGGGGTCGTGGGTTCGAATCCCTCTATCGGCTCAAAAAACAAAGCCATCTTTTTAAAAAGGTGGCTTTTTTCATTTCCTTAACTTACAAAATTTTACAACCACACAATGACAAACATTCAGTACATTCAAAATCAGAATAATACGCTTCAAAAAAATCAGATTGAAAACACATTATTACTCCTTTCCGAAGGCTGTACAATTCCGTTTATTGCACGTTACAGAAAAGACAAAACACAAAATTTGGACGAAATAGCCATCGAGCAAATCTCAAAATGGCAAACAGAATATGAAAATATTCTCAAAAGAAAAGAAACTATTTTGACAGCCATTGAAGAGCAAGGAAAGCTATCCGATGATTTAAAACAAAAAATAGAACTTTGTTTTATTCTCAACGAACTGGAAGACATTTACTTACCTTACAAAAAGAGAAAAAAAACACGTGCCGATGTTGCCAAAGAAAAAGGATTGGAACCTTTGGCTAAAATCATTATGTCACAAAAAATCAATGATTTAGAATTTACTGCGTCAAAATATATTAATAAAGAAGTTCCCACAGAAAAAGAAGCTTTGCAAGGAGCTTCTGACATTATTGCCGAATGGATTAGCGAAAATATTTTTATCCGAAAAACTTTGAGACGTATGTTTCAACGCAACGCAAATATTATTTCGCAAGTGGTCAAAGCAAAAGCCGAAACTGAAGAGGCTCAAAAATTCTCAATGTATTTTGATTGGGAAGAAAATCTTTTGAAAACGCCTTCACATCGTATTTTAGCAATGCTTAGAGCTGAAAGTGAAGGTTTTGTACGATTAAAAGTAGAAATTGATTCGGAAGAAGCAATCAACTCTATAAGTAAGAACATCATCAAAACAAATGGAGAAGTTGCTGATTTTCTGAATGATGCGATTTCAGATAGCTATAAACGTCTTTTAGCACCTTCCATTGCAAATGAAACTTTACAAGAAGCTAAGGAACAAGCTGATAATAAGGCTATTCAAATTTTTGCTGAAAATTTGAAACAATTGTTATTGGCTGCTCCTCTTGGGGAGAAAAGAATTTTAGCCATCGACCCCGGATTCAAAACTGGTTGTAAGGTTGTGTGTTTGGATGAAAAAGGAGATTTATTACACAACGAAACTATTTTTCCGCATCCTCCGCAAAAAGATACCACAATGGCGATGAAAAAAATCAAATCAATGGTTAATTCCTACAAAATTGAAGCTATCGCCATCGGAAACGGAACAGCCTCACGCGAAACGGAATTATTCATAAAAAACGTAGCTTTCGGCTCTCCTTTGCAAGTTTTTGTAGTCAATGAAGCGGGTGCTTCGGTGTATTCAGCGTCAAAAATAGCACGTGATGAGTTCCCCAACTATGACGTTACAGTACGTGGAGCCGTATCGATAGGCAGACGCCTTTCTGACCCCTTGGCAGAATTGGTGAAAATTGACCCTAAAGCAATTGGAGTGGGACAATATCAGCACGATGTAAACCAAACAAAACTAAAAGAAGAACTTGATTCTGTTGTAATTAGATGTGTAAATTCAGTAGGTGTAAACCTCAATACGGCAGGAAAATCTCTTCTTTCATATGTATCCGGAATTGGAGAAAAAATGGCGGAAAACATTGTAAAATATCGTTCCGAAAAAGGAGCTTTCTCTGAAAGAGAGGAACTTTTGAGCGTTCCAAGATTAGGAGCAAAAGCT
Proteins encoded in this region:
- a CDS encoding M48 family metallopeptidase, whose product is MMSKIAIRGILILVSFLGTWFLLKQVNWVGLVNINDIKENRNIQKLEKELGKMMISEFKSEAESVENPYVIQTIDSLVTRICKPNQIDSESIRVYIFKSPIVNAFALPDRQLVIYTGLIEKTETPEALSGVIAHELAHIERKHVMESLIKELGLGVLLSLISGQSDLSIATEIVQMVSSSAFSREMEKEADLLGVDYLIESQVNPKPFAELMKTFGKGEFSALKWIQSHPMSKEREEYIMEKARNAKVSFTEIISPSTWESFKKEISSEDDEF
- a CDS encoding DUF4870 domain-containing protein; translation: MITIKKLGYRISESDKERASNSYLMSVMAIIVGLPFPIVNLLATFVFFFAYRRSSYFVRWHCTQALISQLSVFPINVIGFWWTISIIFGKWEVTNSYIAYLITVFLFNFVEFIGTAYTATKVRKGEHLIWWFYGDITDLLVKNDE
- a CDS encoding DUF2752 domain-containing protein is translated as MTAKNTYTFFTIFCVVGWGWLIISFLTHKSDVGLTVCMSKHITDIPCPSCGTTRSVVSFFEGNFVKSFYLNPLGILASLFLLIAPLVLLYDLVFRKTLFYQMYIKLEEYLKKAYVYIPLIFLILLNWIWNIQKGL
- a CDS encoding TM2 domain-containing protein, which produces MDAQKVDMFIITNAKFFKSELVPQIRQRLLELDDSHWVALQSLQLKDPTTSLIISFFVGQLGIDRFYIGDTGLGIAKLLTCGGLGIWTIVDWFLIMDATRDKNAEILQAALF
- a CDS encoding Tex family protein, whose protein sequence is MTNIQYIQNQNNTLQKNQIENTLLLLSEGCTIPFIARYRKDKTQNLDEIAIEQISKWQTEYENILKRKETILTAIEEQGKLSDDLKQKIELCFILNELEDIYLPYKKRKKTRADVAKEKGLEPLAKIIMSQKINDLEFTASKYINKEVPTEKEALQGASDIIAEWISENIFIRKTLRRMFQRNANIISQVVKAKAETEEAQKFSMYFDWEENLLKTPSHRILAMLRAESEGFVRLKVEIDSEEAINSISKNIIKTNGEVADFLNDAISDSYKRLLAPSIANETLQEAKEQADNKAIQIFAENLKQLLLAAPLGEKRILAIDPGFKTGCKVVCLDEKGDLLHNETIFPHPPQKDTTMAMKKIKSMVNSYKIEAIAIGNGTASRETELFIKNVAFGSPLQVFVVNEAGASVYSASKIARDEFPNYDVTVRGAVSIGRRLSDPLAELVKIDPKAIGVGQYQHDVNQTKLKEELDSVVIRCVNSVGVNLNTAGKSLLSYVSGIGEKMAENIVKYRSEKGAFSEREELLSVPRLGAKAYQQAVAFLRIHEGKNPLDNSAVHPEAYPIVQKMANDLDISPEKLIGNKEAINKVNIQKYINDNVGVIYLKDILKELEKPGLDPRKSAKIFEFDPNVKTFDDVKIGMILPGIVNNITAFGCFVDIGIKESGLIHISQLKEGYVADVNDVVKMHQHITVKVVDVDYQRKRIGLSLVS